One part of the Rutidosis leptorrhynchoides isolate AG116_Rl617_1_P2 chromosome 1, CSIRO_AGI_Rlap_v1, whole genome shotgun sequence genome encodes these proteins:
- the LOC139856632 gene encoding prefoldin subunit 5-like: MAASRGMMISELEKLSVEQLKSIKEKTDAEVNLLQDSLNNIRTATNRLDLASTALLDLSQRPQGKKMLVPLTASLYVAGTLDDAEKVLVDVGTGYFIEKTMDEGKDYCERKVNLLKSNYDQLLEVASKKKNIADEAGVVLQAKLKQLAAAS; encoded by the exons ATGGCGGCGTCtcgagggatgatgatatcggaaTTAGAGAAACTGAGCGTGGAACAACTGAAATCAATTAAAGAAAAAACAGATGCTGAAGTTAATCTTCTTCAAGATAGTCTTAATAACATCCGTACTGCTACTAATCGTCTCGATCTCGCTTCTACTGCCCTTCTAGATCTTTCTCAAAGACCTCAAG GAAAGAAAATGCTGGTGCCCTTAACAGCTTCACTCTATGTTGCTGGTACTTTGGATGACGCTGAAAAAGTTCTTGTTGATGTTGGTACTGGTTATTTCATTGAG AAAACGATGGATGAAGGGAAGGATTATTGTGAACGTAAAGTCAACTTGCTGAAATCGAATTATGACCAGCTTTTAGAG GTGGCTAGCAAGAAGAAAAATATAGCAGATGAGGCAGGAGTGGTGTTGCAAGCCAAACTGAAACAACTCGCTGCTGCTTCGTAG
- the LOC139840145 gene encoding uncharacterized protein codes for MLRWGVTKYFHNSLKRKYNKNNIRGINVNGSWCENPNTIKEVAFNHFKSIFEVHNSDGPSLEGLFSESITSADNELLEAPFTEEEIWESVKCCGSSKAPGPDGFNFGFFKKFLSIIKDDLVGAINWFWVFAEGLNILTKVAVERGMYKGVEVGKDKVVIFHLQYADDTIFFGEWSRLNARNLIYLLECFERASGLKVNYNKSQLFGIGISNDNVEALASWCSCLGGRLPFMYLGIPVGNRMKKLNDWSPVIEKFNKSIYGSNGGLVLGNGLARNPNASIWNSICDAGKHVDGLGISFSNSFIRSIGDGKNTSLWDDIWVGNASFKDRFKRLHWLEIDKDINISSKFEEFKGDGLDNWAYPSMGRTNSELNELRDTVRNLQLNEGKKDCWSWNLNSKGIYTVKDCSVLVDKVILPRAVNSIESLRNGLVPKKVEVFIWRARLGRIPVKFELDKRGIDLNSVRCPICDGDIETVEHILFSCQVAKDIWAKVLKWWGYNSAIFGFEDIFNGTFGCVAQDHKKNQWQAVCWVVCYILWKNRNAKVFKNKLETVPSLFSEVQVLSYDWISRRCKGHIMDWLQWFSHP; via the exons atgttaagatgGGGTGTTACAAAATATTTCCATAATTCCTTAAAgagaaaatataataaaaacaacatCCGGGGGATTAATGTTAACGGGTCTTGGTGTGAAAATCCTAACACAATCAAAGAAGTTGCTTTCAACCATTTTAAGAGCATTTTTGAGGTGCATAATTCGGATGGACCAAGCCTTGAAGGGCTGTTTTCTGAATCGATTACATCAGCGGATAATGAGCTCTTAGAAGCTCCCTTCACGGAAGAGGAAATTTGGGAATCGGTCAAATGTTGTGGTAGTTCGAAGGCCCCGGGACCGGATGGGTTTAACTTTGGTTTTTTCAAAAAGTTTTTGTCCATAATCAAAGATGATTTGGTAGGTGCAATCAACTGGTTTTGGGTTTTTG CGGAGGGACTTAATATCCTAACAAAAGTGGCGGTTGAGAGAGGAATGTATAAAGGGGTGGAGGTGGGTAAAGATAAAGTCGTCATCTTCcatttgcaatatgcggatgatacgattTTTTTTGGCGAATGGAGTAGACTTAATGCGCGAAATTTAATATACTTGTTGGAATGTTTTGAACGGGCTTCGGGGTTGAaggttaattataataaaagtcaaTTATTTGGGATAGGCATTAGTAATGATAACGTGGAAGCTCTTGCGTCTTGGTGTTCGTGTCTCGGCGGTCGATTGCCTTTCATGTATTTGGGTATTCCCGTGGGTAATAggatgaagaaattgaatgatTGGTCCCCGGTGATAGAGAAATTTAACAAGAG CATTTATGGTTCTAATGGAGGTCTTGTGCTTGGTAACGGGCTTGCCCGGAATCCAAACGCTAGCATTTGGAATTCAATTTGTGATGCAGGAAAACATGTGGACGGGTTAGGGATTTCTTTTTCTAATTCTTTCATACGCTCAATCGGGGACGGGAAAAACACTTCTCTTTGGGATGACATTTGGGTGGGGAACGCAAGCTTTAAGGACAGATTCAAAAGACTACACTGGCTAGAGATTGACAAAGATATCAACATCAGTAGCAAATTCGAAGAATTTAAGGGAGATGGGCTCGACAATTGGGCCTATCCATCGATGGGCCGAACGAATAGTGAACTAAATGAGTTGCGTGATACTGTTCGGAACTTGCAGCTGAACGAAGGTAAAAAAGACTGTTGGAGCTGGAATCTTAATTCGAAGGGCATTTATACGGTCAAGGACTGTTCGGTTCTTGTCGACAAAGTCATTCTACCACGTGCGGTTAATTCTATTGAGTCGTTGCGAAATGGTTTGGTTCCAAAAAAAGTGGAGGTGTTTATTTGGCGGGCGAGATTAGGACGTATACCGGTAAAATTCGAGTTAGATAAACGGGGCATCGACTTGAATAGTGTGAGATGCCCGATTTGTGATGGTGACATTGAGACGGTGGAGCATATACTTTTTTCCTGTCAAGTGGCAAAAGACATTTGGGCTAAAGTTCTTAAATGGTGGGGGTATAATTCGGCTATATTCGGGTTTGAGGATATTTTTAATGGTACTTTCGGTTGTGTAGCACAGGATCATAAAAAGAATCAATGGCAAGCGGTTTGTTGGGTGGTTTGTTACATTCTATGGAAGAATAGAAATGCAAAGGTGTTCAAGAATAAGCTCGAGACGGTCCCATCTTTATTTAGCGAGGTTCAAGTTCTTTCATATGATTGGATTTCACGACGTTGCAAGGGTCATATTATGGATTGGCTACAATGGTTCTCACACCCTTAG